Genomic DNA from Prunus persica cultivar Lovell chromosome G1, Prunus_persica_NCBIv2, whole genome shotgun sequence:
TGCCCCAGGTGGTGGTTCTTCTCTGGATTACCTCTTTGGTGGACCAGGTGGCAACTGAGACATGCCTTAGCATTGTTGAATTTTGTGGAACCTCTATTTTGGATGAGGCAATGCCTTCCATCCTTTATATAAACAATTATGACTTTTATGGATTCTGTGATGTAATATAGGTGTTGTGGTTGTTGGGATCATTCAATCAAAGAGTGCTCTTTTTTAGACGCATAAACCATCTGATACAGATTTCCTTGTCATGGACAAAGCAGCATTTCCCTAGTGCATATTTGGTGTTTTCTCTGTTATTTTCCCAGTGATTAATTTCTGTTAGCCATCTTTACGTggtcatttttgttgttttgaaaTTCAAGTGGTGGTGATAATCggtaaaatttaaattttctttttgaatgtcATGCCTTTCTTTTGCGTTGCCAGGCTCATGTGATCCGTCGTGTCTCTCGTGTTCCCAGTTCTCACATCGAAGTTATAAaagttataaaagaaaaataaaataataaaacaaataagaagaaaggaaaaaatagaaaaccaCTATTTGTGACGGAAATACAATTTTGACTAACCAGTTTCAGAGGCAATACAACAAATCAAATTGGTTTCTCAGGAATAAAAGATCCAACTATGAAATGATTAGACGTGCTGGCAAGGACTGGACATAATTTACATGAGTTATCTTGTCCCACGATATTCAATTTCTGCAGATTGAAATCATACGGTAATTCTCGATGTGTTCAAACAAAATTAAGTCTCTTAACCAGTTCATGTGCTCAAGAAATCTACAGTTTCTCTCGCATACCAGATTAAGCTGCTCGGGTTTGTTTAGGAACAGCAGGAGCAGGAATTATGCCCCATTTTCTCCGAACATCCTCCAAGTCCTCATGAAAGTGCTGCtcataatatatacacatgagATCTGTGCACTGCATTCCGGCTTGGATGGCCCAAGGAAAGTAGTGTTGAAAGAACAATTTTCTTTGCTTCTCACTGAATCTGGCCGACCCCCCTATAACGGACATCAGGCACATGGGAAGGTACATTTGCTCAAACTCTATTACCTTGAGTGCCGATTCACCCATCAAGTTCGTTGGAAGGCCAAAAAGGGTGTGCCAGAAGTCGTGCACCTCGCGAGCCCTCATGGCCACGTATGCAAGCTCGTCCGTTTCCATGAACCGCACTGGCGGTCGATCATCTGGGGAGAAGTTCCTGGACCCCATGAACTTTGCATAGGCCGCACCAAATGTGTTTTCTGGTAGATCCCAAGCATGACCCACTTTTACAGATATTACACGGGGTTGCTCCAATAGTACAGCCtgtgaaaaaagaaatgcattGGTGTTAGAATAACAAGAGGAAGCTGTTGAGAAAATAGAATTTGCAAGAAACAAAGATTGCTTCATTTTTTATCTGCACAACAAACATATAATGTTTTTGAAGTACTCATTCCATACCATTTTGATATTTGGTAAATACAAAGTACAACAGTGAGTTACATATGACGAATCAGCTTAATTAAAAGCTCATTACAAGTAATCATACGAAAGCATTATGAGTGGTAGTAGTTTTCCATGTTTCCATTAGCTTTCATACAAATATAAACTAAGAGCAATAGCACTCAATACTCAGCAGTCAGTAACATGGAAAACAATATTGCCATTTTTACATGAAAGGCTAAAATATAACTTCAATTTGCCAGGATGTGTACCGTCAATAACCCAAGTAGCAATTTTCTCCATAAGTAATTATCTAAGTAGCGTTAGCAGCTAATATGTGTCATTTCCCTTGCTAAGATAGGCACGAAATGCTCAGTTCATGCCACTTTTCTATCAAAACAAGCAGAGTTTCAAAGAACATGTTACCGGCtcaaaaataaacccaaaactccaacacCCTCATTAACAAAACACAAGGCAGATAGCTAGGCAGAAACAACAGGAATAATTTGAGCAAGGTGGTAGACAAGAGGCTTTACCCTGCCTTCAGGGCTCTTCTTCATTCTTTCAAGAACTCTTTCAAATGCAGGCTTCCCAGTTGTCTCTCCAAGAGCTGCTATGAGGTCAGCTCTTCTTGGGTCCAGCAATGCGCCCACAGCCGAGCCAACCGCAACGGCTGCCTGCTGCCACCGGTTCAGCCGAACACGAGCACTTCCTATCATGGCAACTCTCCTCTTTTACTTGTAATCGTCACCCCTACCGACAGAATGTAGCACAACACTTAGCCTTCACAAGCACAAAACAAATTGAGATATTGCCAATGAAACATTTTCACAAACAGTTTCTGGGCAAGAAGACATAAACTAATGAATACAGCATTCAAACAAacgtaattcaaaataacctTCACACAAGGGATTGAAGCGCCCAAATTTGTGAATTATTGACGGTTTTAATTACCTTGCTATTCGGAAATTAAGTAAAGATTAGCTAACTAAGTAAGAAAAGTATCGACGATTGTAACTTCGCGATCCGATCCCTGATGGTTACTAAGatcgcaaaaaaaaaattcactttaagaaaaacaaatggtTACTAAGAAATTCGAGGAATAAAATTTGGGTATTTAATGCTAACGTCGAAAATATCCAAACTTCCATTAATTTTATCGttaaccaaacaaaattttggagaaatttgTGTTACCTGACTCCCTGAGTTTGGCAGACGAGCAACGCTTCGAATCTCTCTGTCTTTGGGCTTCGGGGCGGAATAAAAGCATCAATCATCATGCGCTCTatgtttttagttaaaatttaattaaaaatactaTAAAGTTATTTTAAGAgctctttataaaattttaatttcaaccATACTCTCTAATTTAAAGagtcataaatatttttaatatttttaatatttttaatatttttaatatttttaaattcaatttttgaataaattgtagacacaaaaacaacaataaaaaataatttactttaaataaatgcttaaaataatattaaataaagaagcaTTTAATTATAATGAGTTACTATGAgtcatttctctcttcttagATTTAGAAGTTCCTAGAGGTCTCCTTATTTTAGGAGTTGAATaaggagcatggttggagatggGTTTCTTCAAtagaaaattagttaaatacaCCTTCCTAGACATAAAACTGTAAATAAaccctatactatttaatgtatataaacatacccaaaaatcGATTGTCGATTTTTtcaattcaacaattatattGGATTACGATTTTGCCCTTTTGCAATTTTGAGAAACAGCcgacttaattttttattataaatcttttatttaataacaATTATGTTGTAGATTAAAGaggaataagaagaagaagagcatcGACCATGGCGATACATGCGCTCATGACTCGTGGAGCAGCTTGTGGGGTTCCAGGCTCATCTTCTTCCACCAATCCTTTCGATGCTCTAGGCAATGCTCTTATCGGTTCTTCTTCCAAGACTTTGGTTCGTCGTCTTCCTCGTtgcttctttcattttcaatttctattCTCCATTTCGAATTTTCAATCCTCAACGGTGTCATTTTCTCAGGCTTTCTTTTGATTCACCAGCAGGACGCCCATAGCTTATGAGTTGTAATTTTATCCAGATGCTCATGGCCACATGCTGCACCAGATCTGAGACAAGGCTCACAAGGATGAGCTTAAGAAGAACGAGGAGACCATTTCAAGGTCAGTCAAATCATATTGGTATGATTCGGTTTGATTATCGCTGAAATTCGAAGCTCGTTGAGCAGTTTCTTTGCGATTTTGTGATTAATTTGAATATGTCTGGTTTTTTCCCTTAGTTTTGCATTTCGTTTACAAATTGTGATAAGtaaattgattttaaaaaaattgaaaattacttGCTTGCTTATTTGTGTTAGTTCTAATATGATTTGTAATGCTGGTACTGTGTTTCTAGTTCTTAGCATAATGGTTGAGCATCTACATAAATATTTACTGTTTGTATGATGTGCATGCTAAGCTTTTGTTAGTTAGCAATTTTTATTTCAGTCTTACCACTGCTTTTGCTATTACAGAAGGATAATAATGTTGTTTACTTGTTAAAATTCCTTTTTCAACGAGTTGAGACCTATAAGTTATCTAGCCTGTTAttgtttttgtatatatatatatatatatattattttttttaatatgaaaacatGTTGTATTATGCCTTTCAGGATAATGAACCGTTAATGAGGCCACTGTCAAAGCTAGTCAATCTTAACAATCCAAATCTTGTCTTGTTTGTTGGAGAGGCACTTGTTGgaaatgatgttgttgatcaGCTTTCAAAGTTTAATCAGGTTTGAGCTCCATATTCATGGTTTTTTCTAGTATTGTCCAATTAGGGTTTGTTTGTTGGTCtccatttcttttgaaaaatcttCAGATATATGGTTTTGCTAAGTTGCTTATTGGGTttctaatttatatatatacatatatatttgaatttcatgGGTCAATTTGGCCACTGGGCCTTTTAATGAAGTACTGCTCTATGCTACGAAATCGTATGATGGCTGatccttcctttctttttaaagTTGGGACAGAGGTTTGTTTTCttgatatttctttttggtaaataatatttttgagtaatttttgtttcaagtCAAGGGACTGTAAATCATTAGTGCTCGTGAAAGAATTGTAGCTCTGCATTTTTCACTGTAAATATCAGTAATTGAGTTTGTGGGTCATTGTTTGCATTGGTGATAGTCCTATGAATTCCATTAAATATACCTTGCCTTCAAATTGGACCATTACATTTGATAGTTGTTGATCTTGTTGAATATTGAAGAAATTTCTCTTCCTCGACTCTTTTGTAATACAGATAGTCATAGATTCTTGTTGTGCAACATTTGCAGAAGTttagaaaagggaaaagattTATGGGCTGAGTTTGAGTTGTACGATGTTGATCTTTTGGTTGGAATAGTTGTTGACATTGCCTTGTGTATACTTGTATAGATAGTTGAAATACTTAGGACTAATTGAGTTTACCATTGGTAATTGTTTTTTGTGTGATTTTTTAGGGGCGATCTGTCATATCAGTGGATGATACATTGAAAATCATAGCCTGCAGGTAAGATGTAGTCATTTGTTATCCGGTTTAATTGAAGATTTTTGATGGAGTTTCTTTATTCAATGCACTCCATAGAGATTAATGGAACTGATTATAAGAGAAGGTCACTAGTGGTGATGGAATTTTTACAACCTTTGGTCGCAAAAACAATAGAGATGCAATTCATAAGGCGTGGATGGGAACAGGTAATGCATTAATCTTTCTATGGGCTCgcctattttctgtttttgttacagttaaatttattttctttttaatgcgGCACACATATGATTTGGTCTTGTATATAAATTCTTGAATGATAACAGATCATGTGCAATGTTGTGCAGTGTTCCTGTTCAATGTTTTAGTTCTAGTAAGTGCATTGAAGGttatcattttttgttttggaggtTTTAAAGTTTGCATGTTAATTTACAGGTGCTGCcttaaaaaaatggagaatGAAAAGGGAATAATCACATAAGGATTATTTGGCACCCAATTAATGCTCGAATTGGAAAGCCATCGGTATCACGAGGATTATTTGGAAGTTAACAACTACATtatttcatttgcataataGGTAGGATAAAAGTGTACAACTCCATACCATTcacttgaagtttatgatgtgCAGAATGTGATTTTTACTAGGAAGATGGTTCTATGACATAATATTAACAGTATACTTATATAACgtagtattaacagtgtacttttttttttcttgtggaGGTATCTTGTTATTACTAGTATTCTTCGCTGCTGGGGCTGGCAGGACAATGCTGATCAGTGATGCTGGGAAAGTTTATGCCTTTGGAAAGGACTGAAGatagttctatgacatagtaatAACAAGatagttctatgacatagtataaacaatgtacttctatcaaatgatattaacaatgtttttctatgaaatggtattaacaatgtacttttatggaatggtattaacaatgtacaaCATGATATTAACATTGTACTTATATGACAtgatattaacaatgtacttcggGTTTGTTTGGCttgttttgggtgtttttgagtttttttgtgttgggcttgttttaagttaaTCAATGGCAGAGATGTAATTTATAGTAACTTCAACACTCATTTCGTATGTAATAAATggtttttgggtatgtttctaaattgaatttcatgtaggtttttttataatttcatcttcTATTTTGGGTGTATTACTAAAGTTCCATTTTTTCAATTCCtctctaaattttaactaagaAGGTGGTTTAGGAAGCTTATTATGGATGGTCTAAGACGATTATGATTTTGATAGGGACGAATGAGATTTGGGTTGGGCCGGGTAAATGGACCTCTTCTTTCTCATATTGGCTTCTTCAAAAAAATCCGTGTTTTTTCCACTTAAATTGAGGAAAAAACAATTAGTCCcagttttttcattgtttatttatttggagaGTTAGTTATTCATTTGTGACTGTATTTATGGCTATCTTGTTTTCTAGGTGAAAAGATATTTAATGGTTTTATGGTGCAGGTAAAAGTATGTGCCACTCTATACGTACCAGAGTCAGACAGACCAATGAAATTCATCCAAAAAGAAGGCTTTTATGTTATTGTCCTGCAAAAAATTTATCACAGGGCAGGTTTTGCTGGTCCTTGGTGTCACTGACCTCTGCTTCTATATAGACTCGGGGCTCAAAATATATGgttgaaatataaaacaaacagaacctgcatgcaatgcaattggtgtttttttttttccttttaatttaactcaaaattttaaaataaaaggaagaagTTTGTAGTTCGAGTGTTTAAGATCATTAACATTGCATTCGAAGTTCTAGATGCGATTTCTTCTCCTTTGATATTGCGcgtatcaaaatttaaaagaaaaatacagaaacaaaaacaaaaaggaaaacaaagaatcTTATAAAGATTCATTCCATCGATGCAAGAGACCATGTCTTCACTCCACCCACTTGGCACTTGctcatttcttttcttatttggatTCATTTCTCATGGCAATCAATCAATAATCCCAAATGGACCAAATATACATGCATACATTGTACATACCCAGCCCTAATAACAGGGGAGGGACAGCTGTCCAAGTTGAAAGCCGCTGGTTGCTATAGACTGGCAAAGCCGGGGGGCAGCACCATAAACACTAACgtgcctatatatatattactatttACTAGTACCTGCACTctacacagagagagagagacagaaagATCAGAGAAAATCGTTTTACTTATTGACCACTCCATGACCTGACTGATTGCCTCAGCCCTAAAGCTACCTCTGCCTTTTGttgcgctctctctctctctctctctctctctctctctctctctctctcttatgtATTTTGATGATGTATTTAGTTAGTACATTACATCActgctgctgttgctgttgctgttgctgttgctggTACAGCGTGCACCACTCCCTTGCCTGCCATgcatgctttttttttctgcagcCACAGCCTTTGCTTGTTCAACAAAACAACCacatgtctctctctcttctacaCACTTTCTGCACCTCACATACAACTTTTTCCAGCTAAGGCTGAGGAGGGAGAAAAATTTAGCTGCAACGGGataaaaaaatgatattatATGAAAGTGTTATCACTcgtgttataatattattagtcaaaaataacaaaataattctatttttgtttcataaaAGTCTTTATCTTTTCTGTTATATTGGGAGAAAAGAAACTCATTGGAGTTTCGAACCTAGGTGTCGAGCGGGGAGAAGGGGAAGGCCACCACTGTGATACTGCTCTCGACGTTTCATAGAAGTCTTTCTCCTGAAGAAGGGCTTGGCTATTTTATACGGTCTTGTTCTTTCGTTTTCGAACGTTGCTTTAATGTCTTGGTTAGGCAATTCCCCAAAGGGAAGGAAGGCCAAGGATCCCATTTACACTTCAACCAAACGAGTCCTGCACTATGTGAAACTGGACAATATATATTGGTTGTTTAACCAAAGCAATCTCATGAGTTGTCAATCATTTTACAAACAAGATCCAAGGAATTTATTACAAACAAACACCTTGAAAACTGCAAAACCATATTCCTCGTGGCCTTGTCCtttggataaaaaaaaagttcaccaACAAGTTGACTGAGGAAAACTGGTCCTAAGCATCACTCCTCACACCACCAAGACTATTCCCCCTCTGcgaaatgaaaataaagcaaaaacaaacatcaaCAGAATCGCGAATAAAATCACACTGTTAAGATCGTAAGATCATGTCCCATATTTTTACATCAAGTCAAGTGTCACCACATATGGGGCCATGACCCCACCTCATCCTTCACTTTTTAAGCTCATATAGACACACAACAAATGCCCTCAACCTAACAATTTTGACGCATTGGATACTAGGAGCAAATAGTCAATGAATTTATGTTAGATTAACATTTTGGCACTCAAATTCGAAAATGGCTCTTGCAGTCCTTCACCTTCAATTTATCTTGTATTGTTGGCCCAAATCTCACATTCTATTAGAGCACTTTCACCGGTGCACATTTGTCAGGGCAAAATGGAGCCTAGGCTTGGAATAAGCCCCACTTCAATGAAAGGCAGTTCGGACAAAAAAGGGCCTCATTTACTCATGTAAGTCCAAAAGCAAGAATTGCCTGAGTTGTTGCCCGGGTTTGTTGATCTCATGCTGACGTCAACGAccaatttaaatacaaaaataaaaaacaccaaataattcatattttttttccctataaatacctaaccatgttcttcacttcccacactaAAATTTCGTATCTTCTCCTcgtatctcatgtgaatagttcTGCCCTTACTTACCCTTcattgcccttgccctttacCATGACACCatgggtggaagtgctcttactTTTCACATCAAAGATAAGGGcaactttgtcattttaaGTAGTTCTTATGTTCAATACTTTTTAGGAGcaatgatatttgaatttatgcaCAATTTACATTTTGATCCTCTAACTTGAATATTAATTAGCTTTGATGATCCCTCACATTCACTTCCTCTCTGATCATTGGTCTTGTCACCATCATCgaagaacaaaataaaggTCCTAATCCTAATGTCCTAGCCACTCCCCCTTCTTCGGCCTCAAACTTTATCCATAAATTCctcatttttttgaaaatcaaattggATGGTAATAAGAAGGGGAGTGTGGCTTGCCATTAGGGTGAGTGGGGTAGTTTACCAGGTTGCTGCTTCTTATTGAAATCATGATTGTGTTAAGGGATAAATGATAGTACAATTTGTTGACGATTGCAACGACTTTGCGAGGAAAGCTAGTAGGAAGTAAAAACTACATAAAATTATCATTGCTCCTATATTCAAGTTGGAAACAAAGTTGAGGGACTACCGGGGCCAATATGAGTTGAATgaccaaaatgaaattttgagtttaAGTTCATAGACCATTGCTCTTGAAACCACTAGGGAGGTGgacttaaaataataatttttcacctaaatttttttaaaaatgtaatCGATATAATGACATGGCCAATGGTACAAGACGGAGTTAGTTAATTGACTACATGaactattttccaagtttgaaaGTCAATCATTTGTCGAATTTGAAGACCAAAATGCATCAATCCTACCTAACTGATTAAACCGACTTATTCACTTCGTGATTAtctgtttggtttgattttgatcaagaaaaaactaaacagcttaaaaatcaaaccaaactatatattatttgacttggtttggttttgaactTTTATAAACCGTCGTAAACCGAACTGGACTATCtacttatatatttatatttaattatatatgtgtagTCCTCTAATTAGAAAATAACTAGATATGAATGTTGAATTATAgctatattaatattaaaatttgaagttttatgATATGTTGAGTTTTGGGATGGTTTGATacattagaaaatgaaaaaggtatGTAGCAAGTTgtgattttgttgttgttataatTGAgctaaaaatattgaaaaaatgaaaaacaaaagagaattgGACTTAGGCCTAAATCTGCCGAACTAAACCGTTTTAAAttgatttggtttgatttgatttagttCAATTTCCTCTGTAATtattatcaaaatcaaattaaatcaaactgTTATGTTATAATTAATTCGACTGTGATTTTAAGGTTCCGATTTCACCTCAAAATCACAATGCCCGCCCAACATATGTATTGCCCCAACAATTACTCTTTTCtagaacaatttttttttactcattATAAACAAGTTACCAAAAGTGCATTTTTAAAGGAGGTGGGCCCGTGGTGGGCTTTCGCGAATCGTGATCGGATGGATGGGACACAGCTACGATATCGATATTGATTCGAGACCGGGCTTTTTTAACCCCAGTTAAGTCAATATTTTTACCACGGTTAATTCACCTACTAACTTCCTCTATTTAACTAACCCCCATTTCACACTCTTCGTCCCCTGCGCTTACTCTTCGTCTTCCTCTTTCCCACTCTCTGAAAAACCGTTTTCACTTCTCTTCAAACTCCCAAAGCGTCTCGCATTCCAGCTCTGCGAAGCCAAAATGTCACTCGAATACCACCTCTTGTTCATACCCAGGATGGTTCTTCAATCATCCGTTCTGGGCTTTGAGGCATTTGCTTGTTTGTTTCTGTTCATGGCCGTCTTTGGTTTCTGGCTCTTCCCCGGTGGCCTTGCTTGGGCTTTTTGCAAGGTCCGGGATTTCAAAGCGATTCCGGGTCCACCTGGTTATCCGCTTATCGGGTCACTCACTGTTTTCACTGGTTCTACGCGTCACCGAGTGCTTGCTAAGATGGCTAAGAGCCTCAAGGCCGAGGCTTTGATGTCTTTCTCCGTGGGGCTAACTCGGTTTGTCATCTCAAGCCAGCCAGAGACTGCTAAAGAAATTTTGAACAGCGCCGCTTTTGCCAATAGGCCTGCAAATGAGACGGCCTACGAGCTTTTGTTTTACAGAGCAATGGGGTTTGCGCCGTACGGAGAGTACTGGAGGAATTTGAGAAGGATAGCAGCAACCCATTTGTTTAGTCCTAAGAGAATGGCTGGCTCTGAAGTTTTTAGACGTGAAGTGGGGTTGAAAATGGCTGAGGAGATTAGGAGTTTGATGGTTGAGAAAGGTGAGGTTCAGATGAAAAACGTGCTTCATTTTGGGTCTTTGAACAACGTGATGATGACTGTGTTTGGGCGCTGCTATGAGTTTGGGGAAGGCGGCGAAGGGCATGAGCTTGATAAGCTGGTCAGGGAAGGGTATGAGCTGCTTGGTTTATTCAACTGGAACAACCATTTTCCATTTCTGGGTTGGTTGGATTTGCAGGGTGTGAGGAAGAGGTGCAGAATTTTGGTCTCAAAAGTGAATGCTTTTGTCGGAAAAATCATTGAAGAGCATAGGCTGAAGAAGGTCAAAGGTGACAACTTTGACACCGACTGCAGTGGGGATTTTGTTGATGTTTTGCTTGCTATGGAAAATGATCACAAACTCGGTGACTCTGACATGATCGCCGTGCTTTGGGTACTaatttgttcatatttgaACTCtcatttttggtgaatttagtgtaattctaaaaaatttaatgttcCATATTTTACAGGAGATGATCTTCCGAGGAACTGACACAGTAGCTACTCTGCTAGAATGGGTTCTTGCAAGAATGGTTTTGCACCCAGAAATACAAGCCAAAGCCCAAAGTGAAATCGACTCTGCGGTTGGCGCCTCAAGGCCAGTTTTGGGTTCTGATGTCCCTAACCTGCCCTACCTCCAATCCATTGTGAAAGAGTGTCTGAGGGTGCACCCACCAGGGCCTTTGCTCTCATGGGCTCGCATTGCAATCCATGATGTTTATGTCGGTGAAAACTTCATCCCAGCAGGAACAACAGCCATGGTGAACATGTGGGCAATAACTCATGATGAAAAGGTCTGGTCTGAGCCAAAATTGTTTAGGCCCGAGCGTTTCATGGAAGAGGAAGTGAGCGTCGTGGGCACTGACCTGAGGCTGGCTCCCTTTGGTTCTGGGAGGAGGGTGTGCCCTGGAAGAGCCTTGGGATTGGCTTCTGTTCAACTCTGGCTGGCTCAGTTGCTTCAGAACTTCAATTGGGTTCCTTCTGAGAGAAGTGATGTGGATTTGTCCGAGTGTTTGAAACTGTCTATGGAGATGAAGAGCCCACTGGTTTGCAGGGCGGTTCCTAGGTTTGTTTGATGatacttttcattttatgttGGGGCTGGTGCtgtgtttgtttatttattgtaaaattAATGTGGACCCTGTTCTGGTGTTAGAGTAGACTTAAATTAGGTTGTGCAAGTTGGAGTAAATGGTCTCCTGGGTGTGCAAGTTTTGAGTATGTAGCTGGTCTCATGCACCGCACACAAGTTTGGGTTTTCCTGATGTGCAGAAAATGTAGCAGCTGCTTCTGGTCTGGTTTTATGTAATGCATGGGCATCTTATGTTGTGaaataaaagttaattaaTGATGTGTGTATATTCATCAGAAAGACAATTGCTTGAAATTTGGTtaactatttaaaattttcctgCATGCATGCAACCAGATTTCAATTAGTGCTACTTGAGATCTTCATGAATAGCAAAAGTAAAACTCTCCAGACACTGCAGGTTTTGGTAGTATATGAGTCGGCTTTGTTCTTGAGATTCATATTCCTTTTGAATTAAGATAGGGAGAATATTATCGTCTATATGGTGGAGCAGAGCTAAAAAGCGATAGATATGTGTATTGTGAAGCCAGCTTGTGTAAAGGAGATGCAACAGCGATTTGGATATCCCTGCCGAGCCTTTTTTGCTTGCTTTCATAGATTC
This window encodes:
- the LOC18793902 gene encoding cytochrome P450 78A5; this encodes MSLEYHLLFIPRMVLQSSVLGFEAFACLFLFMAVFGFWLFPGGLAWAFCKVRDFKAIPGPPGYPLIGSLTVFTGSTRHRVLAKMAKSLKAEALMSFSVGLTRFVISSQPETAKEILNSAAFANRPANETAYELLFYRAMGFAPYGEYWRNLRRIAATHLFSPKRMAGSEVFRREVGLKMAEEIRSLMVEKGEVQMKNVLHFGSLNNVMMTVFGRCYEFGEGGEGHELDKLVREGYELLGLFNWNNHFPFLGWLDLQGVRKRCRILVSKVNAFVGKIIEEHRLKKVKGDNFDTDCSGDFVDVLLAMENDHKLGDSDMIAVLWEMIFRGTDTVATLLEWVLARMVLHPEIQAKAQSEIDSAVGASRPVLGSDVPNLPYLQSIVKECLRVHPPGPLLSWARIAIHDVYVGENFIPAGTTAMVNMWAITHDEKVWSEPKLFRPERFMEEEVSVVGTDLRLAPFGSGRRVCPGRALGLASVQLWLAQLLQNFNWVPSERSDVDLSECLKLSMEMKSPLVCRAVPRFV
- the LOC18792294 gene encoding ubiquinone biosynthesis protein COQ4 homolog, mitochondrial; this translates as MIGSARVRLNRWQQAAVAVGSAVGALLDPRRADLIAALGETTGKPAFERVLERMKKSPEGRAVLLEQPRVISVKVGHAWDLPENTFGAAYAKFMGSRNFSPDDRPPVRFMETDELAYVAMRAREVHDFWHTLFGLPTNLMGESALKVIEFEQMYLPMCLMSVIGGSARFSEKQRKLFFQHYFPWAIQAGMQCTDLMCIYYEQHFHEDLEDVRRKWGIIPAPAVPKQTRAA